In a single window of the Terriglobus roseus genome:
- a CDS encoding glycosyltransferase family 2 protein, producing the protein MPEDARPLLTIAIPTYNRAVELKMLLEYLAPQLTNRREVELLIFDNASPDDTQQVVEAYLKAGLQCSYIRRPENVGPDGNFLDCYGQAKGKFVWVFGDDDVIFPGSIERILQVLRVPDVDLVFVPAEGFVARPDERVRPDAEASASLYRSALDFITAVSHVGDLALISAIIVNKDRVEDFPHRDFREGAGSYLIQLGWTFSCVKNLRSAVVFCKGLIATCEKAASRPFDMVEVFGKHWKEQAQRFLGEGTPLYDAVIRRQLDSWFANNWIRLREQGYAMNTADPPGQMRQDYGDRVLYWLMIYPLLVWPLPLARVWKKGIRGVRYFNRRWTNRKATVVPV; encoded by the coding sequence ATGCCTGAAGATGCTCGGCCGCTGCTGACAATTGCGATTCCCACTTACAATCGCGCCGTTGAACTGAAGATGCTATTGGAATATCTCGCGCCTCAGTTAACGAACCGCAGAGAAGTGGAGCTACTGATATTTGATAACGCGTCACCTGACGATACGCAGCAGGTAGTGGAAGCGTATCTCAAGGCTGGCCTGCAGTGCTCCTACATCCGAAGGCCAGAGAACGTGGGGCCGGACGGTAATTTTTTGGATTGCTACGGGCAAGCGAAAGGTAAGTTCGTTTGGGTTTTTGGCGATGATGACGTAATTTTTCCTGGCAGCATAGAGCGCATTCTGCAAGTGCTGAGGGTTCCGGATGTGGATCTGGTCTTCGTGCCGGCTGAGGGGTTCGTTGCGCGGCCAGATGAGCGCGTCAGACCGGACGCTGAAGCATCCGCAAGTCTGTATCGGTCGGCTTTGGATTTCATTACTGCGGTGAGTCATGTCGGTGATCTGGCACTTATCTCCGCAATCATTGTGAATAAGGATCGCGTGGAGGACTTTCCCCATCGGGATTTCAGAGAAGGTGCAGGATCCTATTTGATCCAACTAGGTTGGACCTTCAGTTGCGTAAAGAATCTGCGGAGTGCTGTTGTCTTTTGCAAGGGCCTGATCGCCACCTGCGAGAAGGCAGCGTCGCGCCCGTTTGACATGGTTGAGGTTTTCGGAAAGCACTGGAAAGAGCAGGCGCAGCGCTTTTTGGGGGAGGGCACGCCGCTGTACGATGCCGTGATTCGTCGGCAATTGGACTCGTGGTTCGCGAATAACTGGATACGTCTTCGAGAACAGGGCTACGCTATGAATACCGCGGATCCTCCAGGCCAGATGCGTCAGGATTACGGAGATAGAGTTCTGTACTGGCTGATGATCTACCCACTGTTGGTGTGGCCTTTACCACTTGCAAGAGTGTGGAAGAAGGGGATTCGCGGCGTCCGCTACTTCAATCGGCGTTGGACCAACAGGAAGGCCACGGTCGTCCCCGTCTAG
- a CDS encoding glycosyltransferase family 2 protein, whose translation MSEHRPLLTIAIPTFNRAVFLQELLELLVPQLENVADIELIVCNNASTDSTTEVVDAYLPAGDQRFRRIVNESNIGSDANFVKCFREARGKYFWLFGDDDIIRPGAIACIMGHLRSGEYDLVYFEPHGFLQDWREEFAPVSDGRTFQVFRSGRSMALIMGTMVAFITATLVNRDRALQVIEEQPEDFIGTALVHLSWLFPLLANHRQSLCLWERWVTGRSMNSMFNVVEIFGRRFGQIARRLLRRRPQLARIFINGTLRGWFPSMILEMRAYQLKNDNYGLSETEIGMKQLFWKNPRFWLFVYPALKLPLPIASRVLAAQQRLEVVTTTILRPGKLVTKIQRMVRQRRANASR comes from the coding sequence ATGAGCGAGCATCGACCTCTTCTTACCATTGCGATTCCGACGTTCAATCGGGCGGTATTCTTGCAGGAATTGCTCGAATTACTGGTGCCACAGTTAGAGAATGTGGCTGACATCGAGTTGATCGTCTGTAACAACGCATCGACGGACAGTACGACGGAGGTCGTCGACGCTTATCTTCCAGCCGGGGATCAGCGGTTCCGCAGGATCGTGAACGAGAGCAATATCGGCTCTGACGCAAACTTCGTAAAGTGCTTTCGCGAAGCGCGCGGAAAGTATTTCTGGCTCTTCGGGGACGACGACATCATTCGTCCTGGTGCCATCGCATGCATCATGGGACACTTGCGCTCCGGCGAGTACGATCTTGTCTATTTCGAGCCACATGGCTTCCTGCAGGACTGGCGTGAGGAATTCGCGCCTGTCTCCGACGGGCGGACGTTCCAGGTCTTCCGTTCCGGCCGATCGATGGCACTGATCATGGGGACCATGGTTGCCTTCATCACAGCGACCTTGGTGAACCGTGACCGGGCACTTCAGGTGATCGAGGAACAACCGGAAGACTTCATCGGAACAGCGCTTGTTCACCTCAGTTGGCTTTTCCCGTTGCTTGCCAATCATCGGCAGAGCCTGTGCCTTTGGGAGCGCTGGGTAACCGGTCGAAGCATGAACTCCATGTTTAACGTGGTGGAGATTTTCGGGCGGCGCTTCGGCCAGATCGCACGTCGTCTCCTTCGTCGCCGACCGCAGCTTGCGCGTATCTTCATCAACGGTACGCTGCGCGGGTGGTTTCCGAGCATGATTCTGGAGATGCGGGCCTACCAGTTGAAGAATGACAACTATGGTCTTTCGGAGACAGAGATCGGGATGAAGCAGTTGTTTTGGAAGAACCCACGCTTCTGGCTTTTTGTTTATCCCGCGTTGAAGTTGCCTCTGCCCATAGCGTCGCGCGTCCTCGCGGCTCAGCAACGTCTAGAAGTTGTCACAACGACGATCCTTCGTCCCGGTAAGCTGGTCACAAAGATCCAGCGCATGGTCAGACAACGCCGCGCCAACGCGTCGCGGTAG
- a CDS encoding DEAD/DEAH box helicase: MNTGNTAVAENNVPATTAAPTTPEVFFNDFAISQQLKDRLAVAKYITPTPVQARAIPPALEGRDVLATAATGTGKTLSFLIPMIHRMDVNPAPAPVQQGKRTIKPIRSLILLPTRELAMQVLENYSKIQPQAKHESVLVCGGLSEGAQLDALRRGPRLVVATPGRLEDYLKRGEISLRNVEMLVLDEVDRMLDMGFLPAIRRIVGALPKTRQTMCYSATLDANITEIVRDYVNKPVRIEVGTTSKPNERVELRAHIVMQDQKLSLLEKMLQEEAGTYLVFSRTKHGADRIGRKLEKLGHEVSIIHGDRSQSQRSAALKAFATGKSRVLVATDVAARGIDIKHIAHVVNYDLPGASDDFVHRIGRTGRASATGIATTFVMPQERSDARKMERELKIQFDWRDTDKNLAKEERNSPIDTGRAGDLMTLETRAWKTSPDGSHLQDTTVPSRSSHGGGRGGNGGGSSNGGGFGRRRPGGSGGSSNGGRSGGGAGRRGR, from the coding sequence TTGAATACTGGAAACACTGCAGTCGCTGAGAACAACGTTCCCGCCACCACCGCAGCTCCCACCACCCCTGAAGTTTTCTTCAACGATTTCGCGATCTCGCAACAGCTGAAGGATCGCCTGGCTGTCGCGAAGTACATCACGCCGACGCCCGTACAGGCGCGCGCAATCCCTCCGGCATTGGAAGGCCGCGACGTTCTTGCGACTGCCGCAACCGGCACCGGTAAGACCCTCAGCTTCCTGATCCCGATGATTCACCGCATGGACGTGAATCCCGCGCCGGCGCCGGTGCAGCAGGGCAAGCGCACCATCAAGCCCATCCGCTCGCTGATCCTGCTGCCCACGCGCGAGCTGGCGATGCAGGTGCTTGAGAACTACTCCAAGATTCAACCCCAGGCGAAGCACGAATCTGTCCTCGTCTGCGGTGGCCTCAGCGAAGGCGCCCAGCTGGATGCGCTGCGCCGTGGACCCCGTCTTGTGGTCGCAACGCCCGGCCGTCTTGAGGATTACCTGAAGCGCGGTGAGATCAGCCTGCGCAACGTGGAGATGCTTGTTCTGGACGAAGTCGACCGCATGTTGGACATGGGCTTCCTGCCCGCGATCCGCCGCATTGTGGGCGCTCTGCCGAAGACGCGCCAGACCATGTGCTACTCCGCAACGCTGGATGCAAATATCACCGAGATCGTTCGCGACTATGTGAACAAGCCGGTTCGCATCGAGGTTGGCACCACCTCCAAGCCGAACGAGCGTGTTGAGTTGCGTGCGCACATCGTCATGCAGGACCAGAAGCTGAGCCTGCTTGAGAAGATGCTGCAGGAAGAGGCCGGCACCTACCTTGTGTTCTCGCGCACGAAGCATGGCGCTGACCGTATCGGCCGCAAGCTGGAAAAGCTGGGTCACGAGGTCAGCATCATCCACGGTGATCGTTCACAGTCGCAGCGTTCGGCTGCACTGAAGGCCTTCGCCACGGGTAAGAGCCGCGTTCTCGTCGCAACCGACGTTGCTGCTCGCGGTATCGACATCAAGCACATCGCGCACGTCGTCAACTACGACCTGCCGGGTGCCAGCGATGACTTCGTGCACCGCATCGGCCGTACGGGCCGCGCGTCTGCAACCGGTATCGCAACCACGTTCGTCATGCCCCAGGAGCGCAGCGATGCGCGCAAGATGGAGCGCGAACTGAAGATCCAGTTTGACTGGCGCGATACGGACAAGAACCTTGCCAAGGAAGAGCGCAACTCGCCCATCGACACAGGTCGTGCAGGCGACCTGATGACGCTGGAAACGCGTGCATGGAAGACCAGCCCTGATGGCAGCCACCTGCAGGACACGACGGTCCCGTCGCGCTCGTCGCATGGCGGTGGACGTGGTGGTAACGGCGGTGGATCGTCCAACGGTGGCGGCTTCGGTCGTCGTCGCCCGGGCGGCAGCGGCGGTAGCAGCAATGGCGGCCGCAGCGGCGGCGGTGCTGGACGTCGCGGCCGCTAA
- a CDS encoding PQQ-binding-like beta-propeller repeat protein, whose product MRLPFPAAPKRPLLAASFAVLAASILAVTAYPPTPALAGAPATTKTVDWPVYGGSKTGDRYSPLTQITPANVKKLQVAWTYDTGETTGLQTHPLIVGRTLFAYTPSQKVVALDAATGKQLWSFDSGIRTGQPDRGFSFWTSVDGRSRILFAQTLYALWALNPDTGKPIETFGNKGCIDLRNNLGAESPAGTVAITTPGTVYKDLIIMGFRTGEAEPSPHGDIRAYDVHTGAMRWSFHTIPHPGEPGYETWPKDAWKYTGGANNWTGGVLDEKRGIFYAPTGSAVTDFYGADRIGDDLYANSLLALDANTGKLLWHFQAVHHDLWDRDFPAPPVLLTLKHDGKMVDAIAQTTKHGQIFVFDRVSGKPLFPIEEKPFPASTTPGEVASPTQPMSVAIEPYARQRLTADMLTQRTPEAHAWAVKEFGTFISDGQFVPLSVGRQTVIFPGFDGGAEWGGEAADPRTGVMYLNANDIAWTGGLTEVTAAGLGAATYGSQCAACHGADRKGQPPTFPSLIDAGRTLTPEQMTTVIHDGRGRMPSFSGLGGETLTALLAFVRTGKEPEGRAIGVTGPAQPLPVPDRSDKEELPPGSSSTTGPVAKFRFTGYRKFLDPDGYPAIAGPWGTFSAVDLNTGKYLWKVPLGQYPELAAKGMKDTGSENYGGPVLTASGLLFIGATNFDNKMRAFDAKSGRLLWEYTMDFAGNATPATYMVDGKQYVVIATSSARNPKAKQGARYVAFALP is encoded by the coding sequence ATGCGTCTCCCCTTCCCGGCTGCTCCGAAACGTCCGCTCCTCGCAGCATCTTTCGCCGTCCTTGCAGCCTCCATTCTGGCCGTCACCGCGTACCCACCGACGCCGGCGCTGGCTGGCGCCCCAGCGACGACGAAGACCGTCGATTGGCCGGTCTACGGTGGCAGCAAGACAGGCGACAGGTACTCACCGCTGACGCAGATCACTCCAGCGAATGTGAAGAAACTTCAGGTAGCGTGGACGTATGACACCGGCGAGACGACCGGCCTCCAGACACACCCGCTTATCGTCGGCCGCACTCTCTTCGCGTACACGCCCAGCCAGAAGGTCGTGGCACTGGACGCGGCGACTGGTAAGCAGCTCTGGAGCTTCGACTCCGGCATCAGGACCGGCCAGCCCGACCGTGGCTTCAGCTTCTGGACCAGCGTTGACGGCAGGAGCAGGATCCTCTTCGCGCAAACGCTCTACGCGCTATGGGCGCTCAATCCCGATACCGGCAAGCCCATCGAGACCTTCGGCAACAAGGGCTGCATCGACCTCCGCAACAACCTCGGTGCAGAGTCGCCCGCAGGGACCGTCGCCATCACCACGCCCGGCACTGTCTACAAAGACCTGATCATCATGGGCTTTCGCACAGGCGAAGCAGAGCCGTCGCCCCACGGCGACATCCGCGCCTACGACGTCCATACCGGCGCCATGCGGTGGAGCTTCCACACCATTCCGCACCCCGGTGAGCCCGGCTATGAGACATGGCCGAAGGACGCATGGAAGTACACCGGCGGCGCAAACAACTGGACGGGCGGCGTGCTCGATGAGAAGCGCGGCATCTTTTACGCGCCCACCGGCTCTGCTGTCACGGACTTCTACGGAGCCGACCGCATTGGCGATGACCTCTACGCCAACTCGCTGCTTGCGCTCGATGCCAACACCGGCAAGCTGCTGTGGCACTTCCAGGCTGTCCACCACGACCTGTGGGATCGCGACTTCCCCGCGCCCCCCGTGCTGCTGACGCTGAAGCACGACGGCAAGATGGTAGACGCCATCGCGCAAACCACCAAGCACGGTCAGATTTTCGTCTTCGACCGAGTCTCCGGAAAACCGCTCTTTCCGATTGAAGAGAAGCCCTTCCCGGCCAGCACCACACCCGGCGAAGTTGCCTCGCCCACGCAGCCTATGTCTGTCGCCATCGAGCCTTATGCGCGTCAACGCCTGACCGCGGACATGCTCACCCAGCGAACGCCCGAAGCCCATGCATGGGCCGTAAAGGAGTTTGGCACCTTCATCAGCGACGGTCAGTTTGTACCGCTCAGCGTGGGCAGACAGACGGTGATCTTCCCCGGCTTTGACGGCGGTGCAGAGTGGGGCGGTGAAGCTGCCGACCCACGAACCGGCGTGATGTACCTCAACGCGAATGACATTGCCTGGACAGGCGGTCTGACAGAAGTGACGGCAGCAGGCCTGGGCGCCGCCACCTACGGCAGCCAGTGCGCGGCCTGCCACGGTGCCGACCGCAAAGGACAGCCGCCGACGTTTCCTTCGCTGATCGACGCAGGCAGAACCTTGACACCCGAACAGATGACCACGGTCATCCACGATGGCCGTGGCCGCATGCCCAGCTTCTCTGGCCTGGGCGGCGAGACCCTGACGGCCCTGCTGGCCTTCGTCCGCACCGGCAAAGAGCCGGAGGGCCGCGCCATTGGCGTTACCGGACCGGCCCAACCGCTACCTGTCCCCGACCGCAGCGACAAGGAAGAGCTGCCACCCGGTTCCAGCTCAACCACCGGCCCCGTCGCGAAGTTCCGCTTCACCGGCTACAGGAAGTTTCTGGACCCCGACGGCTATCCGGCCATCGCAGGGCCGTGGGGCACGTTCTCGGCCGTGGACCTGAACACCGGCAAGTACCTCTGGAAGGTCCCCCTGGGCCAGTACCCGGAGCTTGCCGCGAAGGGGATGAAAGACACGGGCAGCGAGAACTATGGTGGCCCGGTGCTGACGGCCAGCGGCCTGCTCTTCATCGGCGCAACCAACTTCGACAACAAGATGCGCGCCTTCGATGCGAAGTCCGGCAGGCTGCTGTGGGAGTACACGATGGACTTCGCCGGCAACGCCACGCCGGCTACCTACATGGTCGACGGCAAGCAATACGTAGTGATCGCAACCAGCAGCGCACGTAATCCAAAGGCGAAGCAGGGAGCGCGTTATGTCGCCTTCGCGCTGCCATAA
- a CDS encoding VOC family protein, translating into MAASKGRVTGIGGVFLRARDAKALTDWYHQHLGLPVSDYGTTFLWTDEVPAGTGMTTWSAFADNTDYFGKGSRQAVMINYRVDNLDALLEKLRAAKVDVDPHREDYSYGRFAWITDPEGNRVELWQPIGKSQE; encoded by the coding sequence GTGGCCGCAAGCAAAGGAAGAGTAACGGGCATCGGTGGGGTGTTTCTGCGCGCTCGCGATGCAAAGGCTTTGACGGACTGGTATCACCAACACCTGGGGCTCCCGGTGAGTGATTACGGCACCACGTTCCTTTGGACCGATGAGGTACCAGCGGGCACCGGAATGACCACGTGGAGCGCTTTCGCCGACAACACCGATTACTTCGGGAAGGGCAGCCGCCAGGCCGTGATGATTAACTATCGCGTGGACAACCTGGATGCACTGCTGGAGAAGCTGCGCGCAGCGAAGGTCGACGTCGATCCTCATCGTGAGGACTACAGCTACGGCCGCTTTGCCTGGATTACCGATCCAGAGGGCAATCGAGTTGAACTATGGCAGCCGATCGGCAAGTCTCAGGAATAG
- a CDS encoding cupin domain-containing protein: MNKLCIAATALALASPLVSQTVPPSELVDAVTLHSTGDALLQQARTAKDGIAFKVLLSRPDGSEQLAVRVKSGQGEWHRDFADVLIVLEGEGKVVTGGEIENGKQTAPGEIRGDGVKGGKVQSLHAGDTIRVEARVPHQFLLEPGHTIRYFAVKVKTK, encoded by the coding sequence TTGAACAAACTTTGTATTGCAGCGACGGCGCTCGCACTGGCGTCGCCACTGGTGTCGCAGACCGTACCGCCGAGTGAACTTGTCGATGCTGTCACGCTGCATTCGACAGGCGATGCGCTGCTGCAACAGGCCAGGACCGCCAAAGACGGCATCGCCTTTAAGGTACTGCTTTCCCGACCGGACGGGTCGGAACAACTTGCTGTCCGCGTTAAGAGCGGCCAGGGCGAGTGGCACCGTGACTTCGCGGATGTGTTGATTGTCCTGGAGGGCGAGGGCAAGGTCGTCACCGGAGGCGAAATCGAAAACGGCAAGCAGACAGCGCCGGGCGAGATACGCGGTGACGGCGTGAAGGGCGGGAAAGTTCAGTCGCTGCACGCGGGCGACACGATCCGTGTCGAGGCCAGGGTGCCACACCAGTTCCTGCTGGAACCAGGACACACCATTCGCTATTTCGCCGTGAAGGTGAAGACGAAGTAG
- a CDS encoding thymidine kinase, with amino-acid sequence MQPVDSGSDTAPCATPGVLEVITGPMFSGKSEELIRRLKRARIARQRVACFKPDIDLRYHRTAIASHSEQTHEAAVVTPNAERLREELFATRLVDDVEVIGLDEVQFFDEAIQPLALELVGMGKRVILAGLDTTFANEPFGPVPALMALADKVTKLNAVCMTCGLPAIHTQRLGHSQELVVVGAAGMYEARCRAHFQPYVEESAEQMDLPVGPTA; translated from the coding sequence ATGCAACCAGTCGACAGCGGCTCAGACACGGCGCCGTGCGCAACTCCCGGTGTGTTGGAAGTCATCACGGGGCCCATGTTCTCCGGCAAGAGCGAAGAGCTCATCCGCCGGCTGAAGCGTGCGCGCATCGCACGGCAGCGTGTGGCGTGCTTCAAGCCGGATATCGATCTGCGCTATCACCGCACGGCAATCGCTTCGCACTCTGAGCAGACACATGAGGCCGCGGTTGTGACGCCGAACGCCGAGCGCCTGCGTGAGGAACTCTTCGCAACGCGTCTCGTCGATGACGTGGAAGTCATTGGCCTGGATGAGGTCCAGTTCTTCGATGAGGCGATCCAGCCGCTGGCTCTGGAGCTGGTAGGCATGGGGAAACGCGTGATCCTCGCCGGTCTGGACACGACGTTCGCAAACGAGCCCTTCGGCCCTGTTCCCGCGCTCATGGCGCTCGCCGACAAGGTGACAAAGTTGAATGCTGTCTGCATGACCTGCGGACTGCCGGCCATCCACACGCAGCGGTTGGGCCATTCGCAGGAGCTCGTGGTGGTGGGTGCAGCGGGGATGTATGAGGCGCGCTGCCGTGCGCACTTTCAGCCGTACGTGGAAGAGAGCGCGGAGCAGATGGACCTGCCCGTTGGTCCGACCGCTTAG
- a CDS encoding riboflavin synthase: MFTGLIAETGTIISFEKKSGAARLRVTAPTLATQLHTGDSIAVSGVCLTALAITPTGFEADLLDETLRRTSLEALAPGSSVNLELPTPAGTPLGGHVVQGHVDGVGRLVSLTAVTMGTESETDWLLKLTAPATITRYIVEKGSLSVNGISLTVAAVERVEHGDALVTIAIIPHTYAVTNLHTLQPGDPINLEVDVLAKYAEQRSHTPKTETITELSLIELGF, encoded by the coding sequence ATGTTTACTGGCCTGATTGCTGAGACCGGCACCATCATTTCCTTTGAAAAGAAGTCCGGCGCCGCGCGCCTTCGCGTCACCGCACCCACGTTGGCGACGCAGCTGCACACGGGCGATTCCATCGCTGTCTCCGGCGTCTGCCTGACTGCACTCGCGATCACGCCGACGGGCTTCGAGGCAGATCTGCTGGATGAGACGCTGCGCCGCACCTCGCTGGAGGCGCTGGCACCTGGCAGCAGTGTGAACCTTGAGCTGCCGACGCCCGCAGGCACGCCATTGGGCGGTCACGTGGTGCAGGGACACGTCGATGGCGTGGGACGACTCGTCTCTCTGACCGCGGTGACGATGGGCACCGAAAGTGAGACGGACTGGCTGCTGAAGCTGACTGCGCCCGCTACGATCACGCGCTACATCGTGGAGAAGGGTTCGCTCAGCGTCAATGGCATCTCGCTCACCGTGGCCGCTGTAGAGCGCGTGGAGCACGGGGATGCGCTGGTGACCATCGCCATCATTCCCCACACCTACGCCGTCACCAACCTGCATACGCTGCAGCCGGGCGACCCTATCAATCTTGAGGTGGACGTGCTGGCGAAGTACGCGGAGCAACGCTCGCACACCCCGAAGACCGAGACCATCACCGAACTGTCGCTGATCGAACTGGGCTTCTAA
- the ribD gene encoding bifunctional diaminohydroxyphosphoribosylaminopyrimidine deaminase/5-amino-6-(5-phosphoribosylamino)uracil reductase RibD, translated as MPFSATDLAHMQRALELARATLGLASPNPQVGCVIAQDNVVVGEGAHRFDLRDHAEVVALKQAGEQARGATAYVTLEPCSHYGRTGPCANALLDAGVARVVAATLDPNPLVATRGMAILESGGVIAEHGLLQAEARAMNDAFARHILTGLPLVTLKSALSVDGKLAPLPIQRTANAPFWLTGTAAREEVHRFRHASDVILTGIGTVLADDPLMSDRSNLQRRRRLMRVVLDTKCRTPLTSRLVESANEDLIIFCARSAPNDRQRALRQRGAIVETMSTLTPAQRGTQSTKPELDLRAILKRLGEMDMLSVLLESGPGLNAAFLNAGLVDKAVLFFSETELGDDAIPFATGGPSPFALIEQLSNIDRCDFVSELTSGARQLDACVRGTLHDPWAETFTLTPTSAA; from the coding sequence ATGCCCTTTTCTGCCACGGATTTAGCACACATGCAGCGCGCGCTGGAACTCGCGCGGGCGACGCTTGGCCTTGCCTCGCCCAATCCGCAGGTGGGCTGTGTCATCGCGCAGGACAACGTCGTTGTTGGAGAGGGCGCGCATCGGTTCGACCTGCGCGATCATGCGGAAGTGGTAGCTCTGAAGCAGGCAGGGGAACAGGCGCGGGGCGCTACCGCCTATGTCACGCTGGAACCGTGCTCCCACTATGGCCGTACCGGGCCGTGTGCCAATGCCCTGCTGGATGCGGGTGTGGCGCGCGTCGTCGCCGCGACGCTTGATCCGAATCCGCTGGTCGCCACGCGCGGCATGGCCATTCTTGAAAGCGGCGGCGTGATCGCAGAACATGGTCTGCTACAGGCTGAAGCGCGCGCCATGAACGACGCCTTTGCGCGACACATCCTAACTGGCCTGCCGCTGGTCACGTTGAAGTCCGCGCTCAGCGTCGACGGTAAGCTGGCACCCCTCCCCATTCAACGCACGGCCAACGCACCCTTCTGGCTCACCGGAACGGCCGCGCGAGAAGAGGTTCACCGCTTTCGTCATGCGAGCGACGTCATCCTCACGGGTATTGGGACTGTGCTGGCCGACGACCCCCTGATGAGCGACCGCAGCAACCTGCAACGCCGCCGCCGGCTGATGCGGGTTGTGCTCGATACCAAATGCCGCACACCGCTCACCTCGCGGCTGGTCGAAAGCGCCAATGAAGATCTCATCATCTTCTGCGCACGCTCCGCACCCAACGACCGCCAACGCGCTCTCCGTCAGCGTGGTGCCATCGTGGAGACCATGTCGACGCTCACGCCCGCGCAGCGCGGCACGCAGAGCACGAAGCCTGAGCTTGATCTGCGAGCCATCCTGAAGCGGCTCGGCGAGATGGACATGCTCAGCGTGCTGCTGGAGAGCGGTCCCGGCTTGAACGCGGCCTTCCTCAACGCCGGCCTGGTCGACAAGGCAGTTCTCTTCTTCAGCGAAACCGAACTGGGCGACGATGCCATCCCCTTTGCCACCGGCGGTCCTTCACCCTTCGCGCTGATCGAGCAGCTCAGCAACATCGATCGCTGCGACTTTGTCAGTGAGCTCACCAGCGGCGCACGTCAGCTCGACGCCTGCGTGCGCGGCACGCTGCACGACCCATGGGCCGAGACCTTCACGCTCACACCGACCTCCGCGGCATAA
- the ftsY gene encoding signal recognition particle-docking protein FtsY: protein MPISLFNSGDKPKKPSFFQRMRDAVTGETTPAPATPDTDTGAPQTPFELLEREGAGTLPILEPETISPADLAQAADETVARELGPEAVTITPPAPDLTRNEFGLRPMTSNFSFGGYASAEEEEAGFLDKMRSAIERTRDQFGDSLNSVLALGRTVDDDVLDDLEAVLLTADIGATTTQEVIRNLRQRALREKATTDDLKLMLKEELRAILDSVQQPTNHPPQPPEVIMMVGVNGTGKTTTSGKLAALYGTHGRKALLCAADTFRAAAIEQLEVWAKRSNVEIIKTKQGGDPSAALYDAMTAGKARGVDIVIVDTAGRLHNKAGLMAELDKMRRTAQKLVPNAPHQVFLVMDATTGQNGMQQARLFTESAGVTGIVLTKLDGTAKGGIVIAIARELRLPVVFAGTGEKMEDIIPFNSDAFLDSLLG from the coding sequence ATGCCGATCTCGCTCTTTAACTCCGGCGACAAGCCGAAGAAGCCAAGTTTCTTCCAGCGCATGCGCGACGCCGTCACCGGCGAGACCACTCCCGCGCCCGCAACGCCTGATACCGACACCGGCGCGCCGCAAACGCCCTTTGAACTGCTGGAGCGCGAAGGCGCGGGCACGCTGCCCATCCTCGAACCTGAGACGATCTCCCCTGCTGACCTGGCGCAGGCTGCCGATGAGACCGTAGCGCGCGAGCTTGGCCCAGAGGCCGTAACGATCACGCCCCCCGCACCCGACCTCACGCGCAACGAGTTCGGCCTCAGGCCGATGACCTCCAACTTCTCCTTCGGCGGATACGCCAGCGCGGAAGAAGAGGAGGCCGGCTTCCTCGACAAGATGCGTTCCGCCATCGAGCGCACACGGGATCAGTTCGGCGATTCCCTTAACAGCGTCCTCGCGCTTGGCCGCACCGTTGACGACGATGTCCTCGACGACCTCGAAGCCGTCCTTCTGACAGCCGACATCGGCGCGACGACGACGCAGGAGGTCATTCGAAACCTGCGCCAGCGCGCCCTGCGCGAGAAGGCGACCACCGACGATCTGAAGCTCATGCTGAAGGAAGAGCTGCGAGCGATCCTCGACTCCGTTCAGCAGCCCACGAACCACCCGCCACAGCCGCCCGAAGTCATCATGATGGTTGGCGTTAATGGCACAGGCAAGACGACCACCAGCGGCAAACTGGCCGCTCTGTACGGCACGCATGGCCGCAAGGCACTCCTGTGTGCCGCGGATACTTTCCGCGCTGCCGCCATCGAGCAGCTAGAGGTATGGGCGAAGCGCTCGAATGTGGAGATCATCAAGACCAAGCAGGGCGGCGATCCGTCGGCCGCGCTCTACGACGCCATGACCGCGGGCAAGGCGCGTGGTGTGGACATTGTCATCGTCGACACCGCAGGCCGGCTGCATAACAAGGCCGGCCTGATGGCGGAACTCGACAAGATGCGGCGCACGGCCCAGAAGCTGGTGCCGAACGCACCGCACCAGGTCTTCCTGGTGATGGACGCAACCACCGGCCAGAACGGCATGCAACAGGCGCGCCTTTTCACGGAAAGCGCCGGCGTCACCGGCATCGTTCTCACCAAACTCGACGGGACAGCTAAAGGCGGCATTGTCATCGCCATCGCACGCGAGCTGCGCCTTCCCGTTGTTTTCGCGGGCACGGGCGAAAAGATGGAAGACATCATCCCGTTCAATTCCGACGCGTTTCTGGATTCGTTGCTGGGCTAG